A genomic stretch from Solanum stenotomum isolate F172 chromosome 8, ASM1918654v1, whole genome shotgun sequence includes:
- the LOC125873687 gene encoding agamous-like MADS-box protein AGL80, with the protein MPRNKVIFALIENETDRKVSYKKRHKGFLKKAQELMTLCDIEMAAIIYSPYSDEPKVFPNHGAAINTFRKFKELATFERLKNTVTRDEFTEERIKKLEKSLLKVRKENRIKEITNEMHEVLNGKTISIDTNPGYLNDQSYVLKKNLELVREAMKKNVSDEGSTSNVPQSMPPTTMTFVMPSSIIDLPLYGLVPYSMTPQMDPSEEIPPMGTLIQINNS; encoded by the coding sequence ATGCCTAGAAACAAAGTAATATTTGCTTTGATTGAAAATGAAACTGATagaaaagtctcatacaagaaaagacataaagggtTCTTGAAAAAGGCACAAGAACTCATGACTCTTTGTGACATTGAAATGGCTGCCATCATCTATAGTCCTTATAGTGATGAACCTAAGGTGTTTCCCAATCATGGTGCTGCAATCAACACCTTTCGAAAGTTTAAAGAATTGGCAACATTTGAGAGATTAAAAAATACGGTGACAAGAGATGAATTCACTGAAGAAAGAATCAAGAAGTTGGAGAAAAGCCTACTAAAGGTAAGAAAGGAAAATAGAATAAAGGAAATTACGAATGAGATGCATGAAGTGTTGAATGGAAAAACTATTTCTATTGACACGAATCCTGGCTATCTCAATGATCAAAGTTATGTGCTCAAGAAGAACCTTGAACTGGTACGTGAAGCAATGAAAAAGAATGTTAGTGATGAGGGGTCTACATCCAATGTCCCTCAATCCATGCCTCCAACAACAATGACTTTTGTGATGCCTTCATCCATTATAGATCTTCCATTGTATGGTCTAGTGCCTTATTCAATGACACCACAAATGGACCCTTCAGAGGAGATCCCCCCAATGGGtacattaattcaaataaataactCCTAG